The genomic stretch GACGTGCCAGCCAAACGCAGTCCCGCCTTTGACGTCGGAGTGCCACGAGTCGCCGATGTAGAGTACCTCCTCGGCGGAGACGCCGGTAGCCTCGGTTGCGTGCGCAAAGATGCCTGGCCGAGGTTTCATCACCCCGATTTCCTCGCTCACCACGATCGCGACTGCACGGTCGCGGAGCACAGGAAAGCGATCTAACTTGGCGTGCTGGGCTTCCGCGAACCCGTTGGTAAGGATGCCAACCGGATACCGATCAGCCACGGCCATAAAAGCCGCCTTGGCGCCGTCCATCCAACGCCATGCCCCCGCGTAGCGCTCCATGTAGTGTTCCCCGAGCGCGTGCGCTTCGATGCCGGTCAGGTCAAACGCATCGACGAGGGCACCGAAGCGCTCGCGTTGGACGTCGTGGCGGGTGATGCGGCCCTCGCCATAGGCCTGCCACAGGCGACGGTTTGCCGATGCATAGACGGACTGCACATCGGCGAGGTCGTGTCCGTCAAAGTGGGCAGCGAAGTCTGCGTGGAGTGCTGCCAGCGCTGCATCCTGTGCCGCATGGTGGTCAAGGAGGGTGTCGTCGAGGTCGAAGTAGACAAAGCGGGTAGGCACGGTACAGGCGGAGGGCGTGAAAAAGCGCGGGGTCGGGGTTGAGTCCCCGAGGCATTGGTGCGGAAGTTCGGCACAACGACGGTCCCATGACTTGCTACCTATGCGCCACCTCCTCCTCATCGCCTTGCTCTGGACGCCCTTCGTTTCTGCCGATGTTGCGGCGCAGCATGCCGAAGTTAGCAGGACGGACTCACACACGTCCATCGATGCGCGCCTCACTCATGTTGTCTACGCCATAGATGCCCCGATATTTACGGGTGCGATGAAGGGTGTCCATGTCGCCTCGGTGCCTCTGATTCTGAGCCTTCCCCCGGTCGTTTGGGGAGGGGCCCTGCTCACAGGTGGAGACTTGCAGGGTCCGACCGCGCTTTCGGCCTCGTGGCTCGGCACCTATGGCACGGTGACGCTGCTCAAGAACGTGATTCGACGCCCGCGTCCCTTCTTCGTGCTAGACGGCATAGAGCGTCGCGGAGCTGGCCCCACCGATGTCATCGACCGCTACAGCTTTCCATCGGGGCACGCGAGCCTTGCCTTTACCATCGCGACCTCGCTGAGCTTGTCCTACCCGGCGTGGTACGTCGTCGCGCCATCATATCTCTGGGCCTCGGCGACGGCGCTGAGCCGGGTGTGGCACGGCGTGCATTACCCGTCGGACATCGTCGTGGGGGCGCTCCTCGGTAGCGGCATTGCGGTCGCGTCCCACTACCTCATCGCTTCCCTGCTCGAAGGAGACAGCGAAGAGCCGACCGCGTTCAGCCAGCCTCCTCTGGTCGGTTTTGTGCTTCCCATTCGGTAGCCGCTTCGGTCGTGACAATCGTTGACACGGTAGCGAACGATGGGTGACAACCGGCGCTCGCCCTGCTCGTTTCTTGGGAGTGTTCGTCACACCACGCCCTCGTCATGCGCGTCGTCCTATTCCTCCTGCTGTTTTATGTGCCTCCGGTCTGCGGCTTTGCGCTGCAAGCCGAGGGCGAGCCCAACAACGACTGGCAGCGCATCGTCGATCTGCGCGGCACGTGGCAGTTCCGCCTCGGCGACAACCTGTCCTGGGCGACCGCTGCGGACGACGGCGCCTGGGAGTCGATCTTTGTCCCCGCTGCTTGGGAAGACGAAGGCTTCTGGGGCTACGATGGCTTCGCGTGGTACCGTACCACGTTCCAGGTGCGACCCGCCGACGCTGCCCGGACGCTCTTCCTCCACCTAGGTCGTGTTGACGACGTGGATGAGGTTTGGATCAACGGTCACTTCGTTGG from Bacteroidota bacterium encodes the following:
- a CDS encoding HAD-IA family hydrolase is translated as MPTRFVYFDLDDTLLDHHAAQDAALAALHADFAAHFDGHDLADVQSVYASANRRLWQAYGEGRITRHDVQRERFGALVDAFDLTGIEAHALGEHYMERYAGAWRWMDGAKAAFMAVADRYPVGILTNGFAEAQHAKLDRFPVLRDRAVAIVVSEEIGVMKPRPGIFAHATEATGVSAEEVLYIGDSWHSDVKGGTAFGWHVAWFRGDVRRAEGHTGVTVLTNWSDLDGLLGESP
- a CDS encoding phosphatase PAP2 family protein, with product MRHLLLIALLWTPFVSADVAAQHAEVSRTDSHTSIDARLTHVVYAIDAPIFTGAMKGVHVASVPLILSLPPVVWGGALLTGGDLQGPTALSASWLGTYGTVTLLKNVIRRPRPFFVLDGIERRGAGPTDVIDRYSFPSGHASLAFTIATSLSLSYPAWYVVAPSYLWASATALSRVWHGVHYPSDIVVGALLGSGIAVASHYLIASLLEGDSEEPTAFSQPPLVGFVLPIR